Proteins co-encoded in one Arachis stenosperma cultivar V10309 chromosome 7, arast.V10309.gnm1.PFL2, whole genome shotgun sequence genomic window:
- the LOC130939217 gene encoding uncharacterized protein LOC130939217 — protein sequence MGATPFHHSILEVRLSKHFDKPTDMRYDGTQDPLEHLTTFEAKMNLEGVGDEVRCQAFPVTLAGPAIRWFNGLPQGSVTGSDISRAFLAQFTTRIAKAKHPINLLGETQRTGEPTRKYLDRFNDECLEIDGLTDSVASLYLTNMLLNKDFRKHLTTKSVWTMQEIQTVAKEYINDEEVSQVVAANKRQPSNNQSR from the coding sequence ATGGGCGCCACCCCATTCCATCATTCCATCCTCGAAGTCCGGTTGTCAAAGCACTTTGAcaaaccaacggacatgaggtatgACGGAACCCAAGATCCGCTGGAGCACCTCACGACTTTCGAGGCCAAGATGAACCTGGAGGGAGTAGGAGACGAAGTAAGGTGCCAAGCCTTCCCGGTCACCCTGGCGGGACCTGCGATACGATGGTTCAACGGCCTCCCGCAGGGCTCGGTGACCGGCTCTGATATTAGCCGTGCCTTCCTAGCACAATTCACCACCAGAATCGCGAAGGCAAAGCACCCGATCAATCTTCTCGGCGAGACTCAGAGGACCGGCGAGCCGACCAGGAAGTACCTagatcggttcaacgacgaGTGCTTGGAAATCGATGGGTTAACCGATTCAGTGGCCAGTCTCTATCTGACGAACATGCTCCTTAATAAGGACTTCCGAAAGCATCTCACCACGAAGTCGGTCTGGACGATGCAAGAGATTCAAACTGTGGCCAAGGAGTATATCAACGATGAAGAAGTCAGCCAGGTCGTAGCTGCCAACAAACGACAACCCTCCAACAACCAAAGCCGGTAA